A section of the Prochlorococcus sp. MIT 1341 genome encodes:
- the crtH gene encoding carotenoid isomerase, whose protein sequence is MNKDDLLDAVVIGSGIGGLVTASQLASKGAKVLVLERYTIPGGSGGSFSRNGYTFDVGASMIFGFGEKGFTNLLTRALSAVDEACETFPDPSQLVYHLPSGFELEVSRNYEIFISNLIQRFPHEEDGIRKFYGICWSVFNCLDSMPLLSIEDPLYLAKVFFKAPLACLGLARWLPVNVGDVARRFIKDQVLLRFIDIECFCWSVMPADRTPMINAGMVFSDRHAGGINYPKGGVGVIAEKLVKGLRAHGGEIRYKSRVKKIIIEGKKARGVQLSDGEIIYAKKIVSNATRWNTFGGEKVRNSLVEESQIPKSEISWRRNYKPSSSFLSLHLGVQKSLIPDDFQCHHILLDSWKEMDAEQGVAFVSIPTLLDSELAPDNSHIVHAFTPSSMEFWTDLSPSDYSAKKQQDASTLISRLEKILPGITNSIVHKEIGSPRSHRRFLGRHQGSYGPIPSRKLSGLLPMPFNTTGVKDLFCVGDSCFPGQGLNAVAFSGFACAHRIGSELGINAWNLPT, encoded by the coding sequence ATGAATAAAGATGATCTTCTTGATGCAGTTGTTATAGGTTCTGGTATTGGTGGCCTTGTTACAGCTTCCCAGCTTGCTTCAAAAGGAGCAAAAGTTTTAGTTTTAGAGCGATATACCATTCCTGGTGGTAGCGGAGGCTCCTTCTCTCGTAATGGCTATACGTTTGACGTGGGAGCCTCGATGATTTTTGGTTTTGGGGAAAAGGGCTTTACAAACCTTTTAACAAGGGCTTTATCAGCTGTTGATGAAGCATGTGAAACTTTTCCAGATCCTTCACAACTTGTTTACCACCTTCCTTCAGGTTTTGAATTGGAAGTTAGTAGAAACTATGAAATATTTATTTCAAATCTTATTCAGAGATTTCCTCATGAGGAGGATGGGATTCGCAAGTTTTATGGAATTTGTTGGAGTGTTTTTAATTGTTTGGACTCTATGCCTCTTTTATCTATTGAGGATCCATTGTACCTTGCAAAAGTTTTCTTTAAAGCGCCTTTAGCTTGCCTTGGACTAGCTAGATGGTTGCCAGTTAATGTTGGAGATGTTGCAAGACGATTTATAAAGGATCAAGTGCTTCTCAGATTTATAGATATTGAATGCTTTTGTTGGTCTGTAATGCCTGCTGATAGAACACCAATGATTAATGCGGGCATGGTATTTTCTGATCGTCATGCAGGAGGAATTAATTATCCAAAAGGAGGAGTTGGAGTGATCGCAGAAAAGCTAGTTAAAGGTTTAAGGGCTCACGGAGGTGAAATTCGCTATAAGTCAAGGGTGAAAAAGATAATAATCGAAGGCAAAAAAGCCCGAGGTGTTCAATTGTCAGACGGAGAGATTATTTATGCTAAAAAGATTGTATCAAATGCCACAAGATGGAATACTTTTGGCGGTGAAAAAGTACGAAATTCTTTAGTTGAGGAATCGCAAATACCAAAGTCAGAGATCTCCTGGAGACGTAACTATAAGCCTTCCTCTTCTTTCCTGTCTCTTCATTTGGGTGTCCAAAAATCCTTGATTCCTGATGATTTTCAATGCCATCATATTTTATTAGACTCCTGGAAGGAAATGGATGCAGAACAAGGTGTAGCTTTTGTTTCTATTCCAACTTTACTCGATTCAGAATTGGCTCCAGATAACTCTCACATAGTTCATGCTTTTACTCCTTCTTCAATGGAATTTTGGACCGATCTAAGCCCTTCTGATTATTCAGCCAAGAAACAACAAGATGCTTCTACTCTTATATCCAGATTGGAAAAGATTTTACCTGGCATTACAAATTCTATTGTCCACAAAGAGATTGGCTCCCCTCGAAGTCATCGACGTTTTTTAGGTCGACATCAAGGTAGCTATGGCCCTATACCATCTCGAAAATTATCTGGTCTTCTTCCAATGCCTTTTAATACTACTGGAGTAAAAGATCTTTTTTGTGTTGGTGATTCTTGTTTTCCTGGCCAAGGCCTTAATGCTGTAGCTTTTAGTGGTTTTGCGTGTGCTCATCGAATTGGTTCTGAACTTGGAATTAATGCTTGGAACCTGCCAACATAA
- a CDS encoding response regulator transcription factor has translation MEHSTTSQSQSYLVQEAPQDPAKVLVVEPHPTLRTVLVQRLRQDGHLTAAVSTTDEAIGLCRDQTPDLLVSAELIAKSSALRLAQKIGCPLIVLTARAGSEALVELLDQGADDVMRKPFGLEELAARCRTLLKKGRTGLQERVTVGPLEVHLLLRQVTLREKPVELSPREFALLCALLMPPGMVRSRQELLRMAWPPFSGGPRSVDTQVLTLRRKLEQAGLGEGGGITTVRQQGYRFSLDSLGS, from the coding sequence ATGGAGCACTCAACCACCTCACAATCTCAATCGTATCTAGTGCAGGAAGCGCCCCAAGACCCTGCAAAGGTACTTGTTGTGGAACCTCATCCAACACTTAGAACAGTTTTAGTTCAGCGACTTAGGCAAGATGGTCATCTCACTGCTGCAGTAAGCACAACTGATGAAGCTATTGGGCTTTGCAGAGATCAAACGCCTGATCTACTAGTTTCGGCGGAATTGATCGCAAAGAGTTCTGCATTACGACTAGCTCAGAAGATTGGCTGTCCACTAATTGTTCTCACCGCAAGAGCAGGGTCGGAAGCGCTGGTTGAATTGCTTGATCAAGGTGCTGATGACGTGATGAGAAAACCCTTTGGCCTTGAAGAACTAGCCGCACGCTGCAGAACCTTGCTAAAGAAAGGAAGAACAGGACTTCAAGAGCGCGTAACAGTTGGTCCTCTAGAGGTGCATCTATTACTTAGACAAGTCACTCTTAGAGAAAAGCCAGTTGAATTAAGCCCACGAGAATTTGCACTACTATGTGCCTTATTAATGCCTCCAGGCATGGTGAGAAGTCGACAAGAACTTCTTCGAATGGCTTGGCCACCTTTTAGTGGAGGGCCTAGATCAGTAGATACACAGGTTTTAACCTTACGAAGAAAACTCGAGCAGGCAGGACTTGGTGAAGGAGGAGGAATTACAACCGTAAGACAACAAGGTTATCGCTTTAGCCTTGATTCCTTAGGTTCATAA
- the trmFO gene encoding FADH(2)-oxidizing methylenetetrahydrofolate--tRNA-(uracil(54)-C(5))-methyltransferase TrmFO produces MSNYSSVRVIGAGLAGTEAAWQVAQAGVPVTLVEMRPLRRSPAHHTNEFAELVCSNSFGAKSSDRAAGLLHQELRLLNSLVIGKADINSVPAGGALAVDRSKFSFSLTDVLASHPLVTIERAEQVSLPNPQEITVLATGPLTSETLAEELRKFTGISHCHFYDAASPIVLGESIDLSVAFRASRYDKGDADYINCPMNKEQYLEFREELVNGEQAEVKDFDQANACFFEGCLPIEQLARRGEDTMRFGPLKPIGIWDPRWGDFNDRDLRRAKRAYSIIQLRQEDLEGQLWNMVGFQTNLKWGEQKRIFRKIPGLQNAEFVRLGVMHRNTFLNSPKLIEPTLQFSEQPNFLVAGQLIGTEGYAAAVAGGWLAGTNAARLAKGIESISLPSTTMIGALIAFVTSPERAKRSKGEFQPMPANFGLLPKLSKRIRDKRERYGAYRDRALAELKGAISCEFL; encoded by the coding sequence GAGATGAGACCTCTAAGGAGGTCTCCAGCTCACCATACGAATGAATTTGCTGAGTTGGTATGTAGTAATAGCTTTGGAGCTAAAAGTAGTGATCGTGCAGCAGGTTTGCTTCATCAAGAGCTGCGATTATTGAATTCATTGGTTATTGGGAAGGCAGATATAAATTCAGTGCCTGCAGGCGGAGCATTGGCAGTTGATCGATCAAAATTTAGTTTTTCTCTTACTGACGTACTTGCCTCTCATCCTTTGGTGACAATTGAGAGGGCTGAACAAGTAAGCCTTCCAAACCCTCAAGAGATCACAGTATTAGCAACTGGTCCATTGACTAGTGAAACTCTTGCGGAGGAGTTGAGAAAATTTACTGGAATTTCTCATTGTCATTTTTATGACGCTGCCAGCCCAATAGTTTTAGGCGAATCAATAGATCTTTCCGTAGCCTTTCGTGCTAGCAGATATGACAAGGGAGATGCAGATTATATAAATTGTCCAATGAACAAAGAACAATACCTGGAGTTCCGTGAGGAGCTAGTCAATGGGGAACAGGCAGAAGTAAAGGACTTTGATCAAGCAAATGCTTGTTTCTTTGAAGGATGCCTTCCTATTGAGCAACTTGCTCGTCGAGGCGAAGATACAATGCGTTTTGGACCTTTAAAGCCCATTGGGATTTGGGACCCTCGCTGGGGAGATTTTAATGATCGTGATCTTCGGCGAGCTAAGCGGGCTTATTCAATTATTCAACTGCGTCAAGAAGATCTTGAAGGACAGCTTTGGAACATGGTTGGATTTCAAACTAATCTCAAATGGGGAGAGCAGAAGAGGATTTTTCGCAAGATACCTGGTTTGCAAAATGCTGAATTCGTTCGTCTTGGTGTTATGCATAGGAATACTTTTTTGAATTCTCCAAAGTTGATAGAACCAACTTTGCAATTCAGTGAACAACCTAATTTTTTGGTTGCTGGTCAATTAATTGGTACTGAAGGGTATGCAGCTGCAGTCGCTGGCGGATGGCTTGCAGGTACTAATGCAGCACGCTTGGCGAAGGGCATTGAGTCAATTTCTCTTCCTTCTACAACAATGATTGGAGCTTTAATTGCTTTTGTGACAAGTCCAGAAAGAGCTAAACGCTCCAAAGGCGAATTTCAGCCTATGCCTGCAAACTTTGGTCTTTTACCGAAACTGTCAAAGCGGATAAGAGATAAACGGGAACGGTATGGCGCGTATCGTGATAGAGCATTAGCAGAATTAAAAGGTGCGATTAGCTGTGAATTTCTTTAA
- a CDS encoding DUF6761 family protein — protein MTSLNHPDSIRHFQSLCDACQELITRRHSVSELRLYADGYIHALRRSEKLNPREQEKFESLVDRWILDPSSFVGVDGDMRNLFVKKEKKW, from the coding sequence ATGACATCTCTCAATCATCCTGACTCGATTAGACATTTCCAATCTCTTTGTGATGCTTGCCAAGAGTTGATCACTCGAAGGCATAGCGTATCGGAGCTTCGTCTTTATGCAGATGGATATATTCATGCTTTGAGGCGTTCTGAGAAGTTAAATCCTAGGGAACAAGAGAAGTTTGAGAGCCTAGTTGATCGCTGGATTCTTGACCCTTCAAGTTTTGTTGGTGTCGATGGTGACATGAGGAATTTGTTTGTCAAGAAGGAAAAAAAGTGGTGA